One part of the Palaemon carinicauda isolate YSFRI2023 chromosome 23, ASM3689809v2, whole genome shotgun sequence genome encodes these proteins:
- the LOC137617517 gene encoding uncharacterized protein — translation MVHLGNIAAYDKSEDFEDYVERFDQFCLANDITEQDKKLAVFLSADGLLTTLLAPNKPSSRTYQELTELLENHLHPKPILIAERFKFYNRKQRPGESITDYATEQRKLAETCQFGAFQEEALRDLFVIGLANHSAQSKLLSEQALDLKKAFSIALSQEMADENVTKIQGQTQEVNKVVGPTACLKCYRCGKTNHKADVCFHKDTECNGCHKKGHLRRMC, via the coding sequence atGGTGCATTTGGGTAATATAGCAGCATATGACAAATCCGAGGACTTTGAAGATTATGTCGAAAGGTTTGATCAGTTCTGCTTAGCAAATGACATAACAGAGCAAGATAAGAAACTGGCAGTATTCTTGAGCGCCGACGGACTTCTGACAACATTGCTTGCCCCTAATAAGCCCTCATCAAGgacttatcaagaacttactgagcttttggaaaatcacctccacccaaaacccatcctgatagctgaacgtttcaagttttacaataggaaacaacgtccaggagaatccatcactgattatgcaaCGGAGCAACGGAAATTGGCGGAAACATGTCAGTTTGGTGCTTTTCAAGAGGAAGCTTTAAGAGACTTGTTTGTTATTGGATTGGCCAACCACTCGGCACAGAGTAAACTATTAAGTGAACAGGCGCTTGACTTAAAGAAAGCATTTTCGATTGCGTTaagtcaggaaatggctgatgaaaacGTCACGAAGATTCAGGGTCAAACTCAGGAGGTAAACAAAGTTGTTGGGCCGACAGCTTGTCTCAAGTGTTATCGTTGCGGGAAGACAAACCATAAGGCTGATGTTTGTTTCCATAAGGATACTGAGTGTAATGGGTGTCATAAAAAAGGACACCTTCGTAGAATGTGCTGA